The Gottschalkia purinilytica sequence AATAAATTTTTAGAAGGGAGTTTTAATATGGGTTTACGTTTAATTGATTTAACACAAGAAATTTATGAGGGAATGCCTTTATTTGGAATCCATCAAAAAACATTTATAATGACTAATCAAACTTATGAACAAAATATGAAAGCTACAGGAAGTAAGACATTAGGATTTTATGCTAGAAATCTTCTTATAAGTGAACACTGTGGAACTCATAGTGATGGTATAAACGAGTTTAAACCAGGTGGAGCAAGTATAGAAAATATGCCTTTAGAACATTTCTGGGGAAGTGCTATATGCTTAGACTTAAGTCATAAAAGATATCCTGAATATATAGAACCAAAGGATTTAGAAGAAGCTCTAGCTAAATCAGGACAAGAAATTAGAAAAGGCGATATTGTACTTATGTATACTGGTCTATTTAATAGAGCATATGGTACTCCA is a genomic window containing:
- a CDS encoding cyclase family protein, with protein sequence MGLRLIDLTQEIYEGMPLFGIHQKTFIMTNQTYEQNMKATGSKTLGFYARNLLISEHCGTHSDGINEFKPGGASIENMPLEHFWGSAICLDLSHKRYPEYIEPKDLEEALAKSGQEIRKGDIVLMYTGLFNRAYGTPDYENYYTGLSYEGAKWLAERGVMNIGVDAPAIDQTPDDLDFSGHLVCGEYNITNTENLCNLDKVVNKRFLYMGLPLKIRGGTGSPIRAVALLED